In Chryseobacterium sp., the genomic window TTACACGGGTTTCACAGGCTAAAGATTAAACGACAGAATTCATATACTTTTATTATAATCATAGGTAAAACGCTTTGCCTATGATTATGGTTTGCGATCGGAACATTTCGGACAAATTCCACTCACAACAAAATTATACTCCTGGGCGATAAAATGTTCCGGTAAACTGATTTCTGGAACAGCATTTTCAATACAGGTCACAGAATGGCATTCTTTACAGTTAAAATGAACATGATTGTGAAAATGCTGTTCACCTGAACACTTTCCACTGCATTTAGCAAAATTTACGACACCGTCGATATTGACAATCTTGTGAATAGCACCTTCATTTTCAAGTCTTTCCAAAACCCTGTAAATCGTAACTCTATTGCATAAATCTCCTAACTTTTTCTGAATA contains:
- a CDS encoding Fur family transcriptional regulator, which translates into the protein MRQIRNTQAKTEILNLINGSDVALTHSDIQKKLGDLCNRVTIYRVLERLENEGAIHKIVNIDGVVNFAKCSGKCSGEQHFHNHVHFNCKECHSVTCIENAVPEISLPEHFIAQEYNFVVSGICPKCSDRKP